The genomic segment GACGTCGAAGCCCTGGATGCCGCGGAGGGTCTTCGCGGCTTCCTCGAGCGCCTTGACCGCGGCGTCCTGCCAGGAGTCGGTCGACACGCCGACCAGGTCGATGGTCTTGATGACTGCCACGGCTCGTCCAGTCGCTCGAGGGTCACGTGCTCGAGGGTCACGTGGGGACGCGCAGATGCTAACGGCCCCACCCCGGTGTGCAGGAACCGACGTGAGCCGGGTAGAACCAGATCACCGCAGCACCGACACCCCCACCGCCGGAGGCGACGCAGACGTGAGCACCATCGACACGATCACCGACCTGCTGGGAGACGAGGCCGACGACCTGCTCGAGCACAAGGCCGTCGTGGACACCGGGATGCTGACGTTGCCCGGCGGGGACGTCGTCGACCGCGTGTACGCCGACACCGACCGCGGCAACCGGGTGCTCGGCAACCTCGAGCGGCTGATCCAGCACGGCCGGCTCGCCGGGTCCGGCTACGTGTCGATCCTGCCCGTCGACCAGGGCATCGAGCACTCCGCCGGGGCGAGCTTCGCCCCCAACCCCGCGTACTTCGACCCGGAGAACATCATCCGGCTCGCCGTCGAGGGCGGGTGCAACGCCGTCGCCTCGACCTTCGGGGTGCTCGGCGCGACCAGCCGGCGGTGGGCGCACAAGATCCCGTTCATCGTCAAGCTCAACCACAACGAGCTGCTGACCCACCCCAACAGCTACGACCAGATCAGCTTCGGCACGGTGCAGCAGGCCTACGACATGGGGGCCGCCGGCGTCGGCGCGACGATCTACTTCGGCTCCGAGGAGTCGAACCGCCAGCTGATCGAGGTGGCCCACGACTTCGCCGAGGCCCACCGCCTGGGGATGTTCACCGTGCTGTGGTGCTACCTGCGGAACTCGGCGTTCAAGGTCGACGGGACCGACTACCACACCGCCGCGGACCTCACCGCCCAGGCCAACCACCTCGGCGTCACGATCGAGGCGGACATCATCAAGCAGAAGCTGCCCGAGACCAACGGGGGCTACCGCGCGCTGAACAGCGGCGACTCGAGCTACGGGAAGCTCGACGAGACGATCTACACCGACCTCGCGAGCGACCACCCCATCGACCTGTGCCGCTACCAGGTCCTCAACTGCTACGCCGGCCGGATGGGGCTCATCAACTCCGGCGGGGCGTCGAGCGGCGCGAGCGACAAGGCGGAGGCGGTCCGCACCGCGGTGGTCAACAAGCGCGCCGGCGGCATGGGCCTGATCAGCGGCCGGAAGGCGTTCCAGCGCCCGATGGCCGAGGGTGCGGACCTGCTCCACGCCATCCAGGACGTGTACCTGTGCGACGAGGTGACGATCGCGTGAGAGGACACCACTGGACATCGCCTAGACCGACATAGCACCTGGGAACTGGTCTAAAGACATCAGGGGCGCTGCCGATCTCCTCTCCATGGCGGCACCCCTCGTGCCCGGTCGGCGTCACCTCCGGGACGGCATCTCCACGCTCATACCCCAGGGCGTGGGACTTCCCGATGCCGCGTTCAGCGCTCGCCACGGGCTGCTCCGGGTGGTCCTGGCCGGCCACCTCCCGGCGCTCGCGGTGTTCGGCATGGTCCGCGGCTACGACCCGTCCCACGTCCTGCTCGAGGTCTCGCCGATCCTCGCGACGGTCCTCGCCGAGCGCCTGTCGCGCACCCAGCGGTGGCGCGCCCTGTGGGTCACCGGCGGGCTGGCGTGGTGCTCGACGGTCCTGGTCCACCTCAGCGGCGGCCAGATCGAAGCGCACTTCCACTACTTCGTCGTCGTCGGACTGATCGCGCTCTACCAGCGCTGGCTGCCGTTCGTCTGGGCGCTCGGGTTCACCGTCGCGAGCCACGGGATCGGCACGATGATCGCGCCGGCGTCGATGTTCAACCACCCCGCGGCGATCAACCGGCCGTGGCTCTGGGCGGGCATCCACGGGGGCGCGGTGCTGGCCGCCACGATCACCCAGATCGTGTTCTGGTCCGCCGCCGAGCGCGAGCAGCACCGGGTGGAGGAGCTGAGCGACGACCTGGTGGCGACCGCGCGGGAGAACGCGAGCCAGCGGGCGCGGTTCGAGTCGCTGGTCGCGAACGCCTTCGACGGCGTCGCGATCGTCTGCCCGGCGGGCGATGTCCGCTGGCAGAGCCCCGCCATGGCCCGGATCATGGGGACACGCCCCGGCGGGGCCCTGGTCGACGTGGTCCGGGAGGGGGACGCCGCCCGGCTGGAGGTCGCGCTCGCCGCGGCCGGCCGCGGGGACGCCTCCGAACGGCTGATGGTCCGCTGCGGCACCGACGACCCGCGCTGGATCGAGCTGTCGCTGGTCGACCTGACCGCCAACCCCGACGTCGGCGGCATCGTCGTCAACGCCCGCGACGTGACCGCGCACCGGAAGGCCGAGCACGACCTCGCCTGGCAGGCCCACCACGACGCGCTCACCGGCCTGCCGAACCGCGCGAAGCTGGACCAGCTCCTCGCCGACCTGGCGACCGGGCCGGACGCCGACCGCAACCTCGCGGTCATGTTCGTCGACGTCGACGACTTCAAGCACGTCAACGACCGGCTCGGCCACAGCGTCGGCGACCAGCTGCTCCGCGACGTCGGCCGCCGGCTGCGGGAGGTCGTCCGCCACCAGGACGTCGTCGCCAGGCTCGGCGGCGACGAGTTCGTCGTCCTCTGCACCGACGCGGGCACGACCGAGGAGGTCCTCGTCGTCGCAGGCCGCATCGCCTCCGCCCTGGACGACCCGTTCCAGATCGACGGTGCCACCGTCGCGGTCACCGCGTCGATCGGCGTGGCGCTGCACCACCCGGACCAGCCGGTCGAGGAGCTCCTCCGCCACGCCGACCTGGCGATGTACGCCGCGAAGGACCAGGGCCGCGACCGCATCGAGGTCTTCGATCACACCCGGCACCTGACCGACCACCGCGCCGGCCTGCACGACGAGCTGCAGGTCGCCATCGAGGTGGGGCAGCTCCGCGTCCACTACCAGCCGATCGTGTCGATCGAGAGCCGCGCCGTCCGCGGGCTCGAGGCCCTCGTCCGGTGGGAGCACCCGGAGCGCGGCATGGTGTCGCCGGCCGAGTTCATCCCGCTCGCCGAGGTCACCGGCCTGATCGTCCCGCTCGGCACGGTCGTGCTCGAGACGGCCTGCGCGGACCTGGTGCGCTGGGACCCGCACGGGGACACGACCGTCAGCGTGAACGTCTCCGGCGTCCAGCTGCAGCGGTCCTCCTTCGCCCCGACGGTCGAGCGCGTGCTCGCCCAGACGGGGCTCGACCCGCGCCGCCTGACCCTCGAGATCACCGAGACCGTCGTCGTCGGCGACGACGCGGTCGTCGGGACGAACATCGACCGGGTGACCGCACTGGGCGTGCGCCTGGCGATGGACGACTTCGGCACCGGCTACTCGGCCCTGGTGACGTTGAAGCGCTACGCCTTCGACATCGTGAAGGTCGACCGCGAGTTCGTCGCCGGGCTGAGCGAGCACTCGAGCGACGCGGCGATCGTCCGCGCCGTCATCGGCATGGCCCACGCCCTCGGCATGGAGGTGGTCGCCGAGGGGATCGAGCACGCCGACCAGCTGGCTGCCCTGGCGGCGATCGGCTCGGACTTCGGGCAGGGCTACGCGTTCGGCCGACCGGTCGCGCTGGAGGCCCTGCCGCCGGCCAGCGGCGTCGGCTGGGCCATCGCCCCCGCCCCCGCGGTCACGACCGCGAGCTGACGGCCGGCCCCCGGGGCCGCACGTAGTGGGTGGGGGTGACGGTCGGGCCCTCGCACCCCTCGACGCAGGTGAAGGTCACCTCGACCATGACCGGCCACTCCTTGCCGGTCAGCAACCAGGTGCCGGTCTCGGGGTCGTGGGCGATCCCGTTCAGCACCGCCCCCTGCCGCGGCTCCTCGACGAAGCGGCCGGCGTCGTCGGCCAGCGCGGAGACGTCGACCTCGCTGACCACGTCGCCGGTGTCGGGGTCGATCACGAGGATGGTGTTCGTGTTCCAGAGGTTGGCCCACACCAGCCCGTCGACGCACTCGAGCTCGTTCAGGTCGTCGTTGGGCTGGCCGGCCAGGTCCACGACGACGGAGTCGACCACCTCGAAGGTGTCCGGGTCGCGGAGGTCCAGGGTGTCGGTCCCGTCGGACATCACGAGGCGATCGGGGAGGTCGCAGATCCCCCACCCCTCCCCCTCGTAGGCGAGCTCACCGGTCGGCTCGAGGGTGTCGACGTCGTAGGTGAAGGCGGTTCCCTCGCGCCAGGTGAGCTGGATGATCCGGTCGCCGACGACCGTCGCGCCCTCGCCGAAGAACGCGTCGTCGAGGTCGGTGCGGGCCAGGACCTCGCCGGTGGCGGGGTCGATCTCGGTCATGGCCGACTGCTCGTACAGCCCCCGGCTCTCGAACAACCGGCCCTCGTGGAACTCGAGGCCCTGGGTGAACGCCTCCGGGTCGTGCGGACGGCGGTCGACCTCGACGGCCTGCAGGACGTCACCGGCGGGCACCCCGGCCGCGGAGGCGGCGACCGCGGTGGAGGGGTCGGCGGTGACCTCCACGGCCTGGTCCCCCGCGGGGGCGCAGGCGACGACGAGGAGGCAGAGGGACGTGAGCAGGGCGGGGGCGCGCATCACCCCCAAGGGTGACACCCCGACCGACGACGTGTGCTATCACTCCGGGGATGCACGAGCCGCGCAGTCACCAGAGCGGCCCGCTGATCCGGGCTGCATCCACCGCCGCGACCGAGGCGGGCCGCTACGGCCACATCGCCGCGACGATCCTGCGGGCGGGGGTGGTCCCCTTCCCGCAGGTGCACCGCGGCATCGCCGAGCTGGTGCCGATGGCCCGCTACGGCACGACGCTCGGCGGGCTGTTCGAGATGGCCGCGGCGGTCACGCCGCACCGGACGGCCGTGGTGGACGACGACCGCGCGGTCACCTACCGCCAGCTGCGCCGGCGGGTGGCCGCGCTGGCCGGCGGGCTCGCCGACACCTTCGGCATCGACGCGGGCGCGTCGGTCGGCGTGCTGGCCCGCAACCACATCGGGTTCGTCGAGGCGGTGCTCGCGTGCAACCGGCTGGGTGCCCACGCGGTCCTGCTCAACACCGGCATGAGCGCGTCGCAGGCGGCGACGGTCGCCACCGAGCAGGAGCTCCAGCTCCTGATCGCCGACGCGGAGCTGCTGGAGCTGGTCTCGAAGGCCCCCTCGACCATCCCGCGGGTCTGCGCCGACCGCCCGACGCCCGAGGTCGCCGACGCGGTCGAGTGCGGCCTCGCGGACCTCATCGGCGTCGCCGACCGGCGGACGGCCG from the Euzebya sp. genome contains:
- a CDS encoding dodecin family protein, translating into MAVIKTIDLVGVSTDSWQDAAVKALEEAAKTLRGIQGFDVLETSAVVDGTEITEFHSHVRIRFRIERS
- a CDS encoding class I fructose-bisphosphate aldolase — protein: MSTIDTITDLLGDEADDLLEHKAVVDTGMLTLPGGDVVDRVYADTDRGNRVLGNLERLIQHGRLAGSGYVSILPVDQGIEHSAGASFAPNPAYFDPENIIRLAVEGGCNAVASTFGVLGATSRRWAHKIPFIVKLNHNELLTHPNSYDQISFGTVQQAYDMGAAGVGATIYFGSEESNRQLIEVAHDFAEAHRLGMFTVLWCYLRNSAFKVDGTDYHTAADLTAQANHLGVTIEADIIKQKLPETNGGYRALNSGDSSYGKLDETIYTDLASDHPIDLCRYQVLNCYAGRMGLINSGGASSGASDKAEAVRTAVVNKRAGGMGLISGRKAFQRPMAEGADLLHAIQDVYLCDEVTIA
- a CDS encoding putative bifunctional diguanylate cyclase/phosphodiesterase, producing MGLPDAAFSARHGLLRVVLAGHLPALAVFGMVRGYDPSHVLLEVSPILATVLAERLSRTQRWRALWVTGGLAWCSTVLVHLSGGQIEAHFHYFVVVGLIALYQRWLPFVWALGFTVASHGIGTMIAPASMFNHPAAINRPWLWAGIHGGAVLAATITQIVFWSAAEREQHRVEELSDDLVATARENASQRARFESLVANAFDGVAIVCPAGDVRWQSPAMARIMGTRPGGALVDVVREGDAARLEVALAAAGRGDASERLMVRCGTDDPRWIELSLVDLTANPDVGGIVVNARDVTAHRKAEHDLAWQAHHDALTGLPNRAKLDQLLADLATGPDADRNLAVMFVDVDDFKHVNDRLGHSVGDQLLRDVGRRLREVVRHQDVVARLGGDEFVVLCTDAGTTEEVLVVAGRIASALDDPFQIDGATVAVTASIGVALHHPDQPVEELLRHADLAMYAAKDQGRDRIEVFDHTRHLTDHRAGLHDELQVAIEVGQLRVHYQPIVSIESRAVRGLEALVRWEHPERGMVSPAEFIPLAEVTGLIVPLGTVVLETACADLVRWDPHGDTTVSVNVSGVQLQRSSFAPTVERVLAQTGLDPRRLTLEITETVVVGDDAVVGTNIDRVTALGVRLAMDDFGTGYSALVTLKRYAFDIVKVDREFVAGLSEHSSDAAIVRAVIGMAHALGMEVVAEGIEHADQLAALAAIGSDFGQGYAFGRPVALEALPPASGVGWAIAPAPAVTTAS
- a CDS encoding glutaminyl-peptide cyclotransferase — its product is MRAPALLTSLCLLVVACAPAGDQAVEVTADPSTAVAASAAGVPAGDVLQAVEVDRRPHDPEAFTQGLEFHEGRLFESRGLYEQSAMTEIDPATGEVLARTDLDDAFFGEGATVVGDRIIQLTWREGTAFTYDVDTLEPTGELAYEGEGWGICDLPDRLVMSDGTDTLDLRDPDTFEVVDSVVVDLAGQPNDDLNELECVDGLVWANLWNTNTILVIDPDTGDVVSEVDVSALADDAGRFVEEPRQGAVLNGIAHDPETGTWLLTGKEWPVMVEVTFTCVEGCEGPTVTPTHYVRPRGPAVSSRS